The Balneola sp. genome segment TCAAAAAGACTTTCGATACCGTACATAAATGCTTGCCCAATGTTTCCTCTGTAGCGAACTACTCGTCCGGTTTCTTCCTCGTTGCCGTCCGCATTTACTATGGTTTCGGCTCTTAACACTTCTCCAATTCGGTTGTTATACAGCAATCCAAAACCTCCTAAATCATAAGAGACAGCTTCACCAATTCGGCCTCTAATTCCAAAATCGCTGGTGAATCCGCTTTCATCTGTAATGTTTGGGTCGACCTGAAAAGTTGGGTTTACAATGCGGATATCATTGAAAGTGACAGACCGGTAGTTCTGCGAGAAGTTGCCATAAAACTCAGTGGTAGATGAGGGGAGGTAACTCAATCCCGTTCCTAACAAGATGAAGTTACGTTCAAAATCACGGTCATCTTCAAAGGTTTGGTTTTGGATAGGATTGCCTGCAAGGTCAAAATTGACTCGCTTGAAACTCCCCTCACTTTGTGTGTTTATGTATTCAAAACGGAAGCCGGGAGTGATGGAAAAGTTATCTTGCAGGTAGAAGATGTTTTCACCAAAGAGAGCCAGATTTTTGTTTGGAAAGGTGAAGTCGGATTGATTAGGGTAGTTCGGGAATTGTTCATCGGCTAAGGTGAAATCTGCTCCTGAACTTGCTGACCCGGGGCCTTGAATGGAAGTATTCTTAGACTGATACCATTTAGAGCCAATCAGGAATACAGCATTTTTGGTGCCAATTTTATAACGATTTAAAAGCCTGACTTCAGTCCCCCAATTATTGAAATCACCAAGTATCAAATCACGAGGTGCACTTACATCATCCTGCTGAGAAACCCGATTGGTTCGGAAGCCTACAGATTTACGTGATGCATTCAGTCCATAAACCAAAACACTGAGTTTCGTTTTAAATGAAAATTCATGCTCGAAATTGAGGGAAGCCAGTTTCCAGTCAACCTCGAACCAGTTCCTTGAACGATTGCTGAAGGTTGGATCCGTGTAAAACTGAGTATCGGTTAAACCGCCGGGCTGCTGAGCTGTGTAATTCAGATAGGTGAAATCGAGAGCTAACGTAGTTTTATCACTAATTTGATAGTCGGTGTATAAATAGACGTTGTCTGATTCAAAGCCGGAATTGGGTCGAAATCCGTCCCCCGATTTGTAGTTATAAAATCCGTAGTAGCCAACTTTTCCTGTTGTGCCGCTTAGGCTGTTAAATGAGGTGAAAAGCGCATTTGAGCCAACCGATTGTCTGCTTAAAACTTCAATATTTCGGTCTTTGACTGGTTTCTTCATTTTGAAATTGACGAGACCGCCAAACTGAGTTCCGTACTGCAGAGAGGCTGCCCCCCGAATCACCTGAATTTCATTTAACCCTTCTGCGGGTGGAGTGTAGTAGCTTTCCGGATAACCCAAAACGTCAGCGCTGATGTCGTAGCCATTTTGACGGATATTGAAGTTTGATGAACGGTTTGGGTCTAAACCACGTCCGCCAATATTTAGCTGAAGTCCCGCATCATTGGATTCAAAGATATTCAACCCTGAAACCTGAGAATATATTTGCCGTGGATTATTTGAAGAGGTGTTAACGACCATTTGGTCAAGCGAGATAACTTCATTTTTCTTACCGGCAAAAATGGAGGTGCCTTCCACTTCGCGAAGCCTCTTGATAGCAAATATTTTGTCTCTTTGGTCAATAACAGCAACTTCTGACATTTCCCTGGAAAGCTTTTCAAGTTCAACCCGAACTTTCGCGTTATTGGATCCGGGAACAAATCGGCGGTTTATAATTTCGTACCCGAGCTTAAAGAAAAAGAGGTCAAGGTTGCCATAGGGCAGATCATTGATTTCAAAGTATCCATTCTCATCGGTCACATAAGATTTGCCAGCGGCGTTATTATAAATATCTACTCCTTCGATAGGTTCCCCGGTTCCCTTCTCTGTGATGTAGCCGGAAAATGTTATTTGGGCCCAGCAAGGGGTTGCAATCAAAACAAAAAATAGGAACAGACTAAAGTCCTTTAATCTCATCGTTAAAAGGTAGTAACCAGGTTCGGTGTTTTAGTGAAGGTTCAATTTCGCTCAAGTCAACGTCTGGGTTGACATATCGCCGGCTTGATCTGCCGTTGAGGGCGACGTAGCTATCAACATAAATTTCGGGATCTTCTATTCCTTTTCTTTGATAGTGGTCTTCCAGAAAATGAGCGTATTCGAGTATGAAGTCCGGCTGGGTCGACATCTGTTTTTCCTGAAAGCGAGTCAGGAACTGCATGTTATCTATGTAGAAACTATTCCCGGAATCAGGATCTTTAACTTTGAAATTCGTGTATCCGGCTTTTTCCATAAGCATGACCCGCCATGAAAAACGATAGCCCTCTTCCGTCCAAAAAAGTTCTCCAGGATAAAGCATATATCGAAAAGGAAACAATAACTGAATCACAAAAAAGGCAGAGACTGTGATCAAAGATGCTTTGCGAATCCAGGCTTTTGGAAACGAATAATCCAGACCATTATCAAAGATCGATTTGCTGATGTTGAACCATTTAGAAACCGTGGAAAGTATTTTGTTATGAAAGCCCGAATCAAAGAATATCAGAGTACTCACAATCATGATGTAAGGAAACATCCCGATAGGAAATAGTACACGGGTTAAAATGTGAAAGACGACCACCAGAAAGAAAGCAAAAGCACGTGTTTTCCGAATCAATAATAAAAAAGGAATCGTTAAATCATATAAAGCTCCGGCCCACGAGAAAGCGTAATGAGCCCAGGTTTGTTGAAGCAAGTCTCCAAGTAGCGGAATAGAATATTTAGCGGTAAGCCAAATCTGTAAAGGCATTGCTTCAATTAGCCAGTCAGAATTTAGCTTTGCTAAACCCGCATAAAAGTAAACGATGAAGAGTAGAAACTTAATAGAGTCAATAGACCATTTTGGAATTTGCTGAGCTCTGAGTGTTTCGTTTTTCCATGCATCAACAGAAAAGTAGGAGTGAGTGGGGAGAAAAATCATCAGAAAGCTAAGTATGCTGATGAAGTAATAGTGGTTGAGGTAGGTGGTTTTATCCATGAGCTCGATATAGGTAAAGCTCAGGAAAAAGGTGATGATGGATATCCGGTATTTAAAACCGATGGAAACAAAAGCAGCCGATAATCCACAAACGATAAATATCAGATACGTCCACTCTCCCAAAGGCTGAACCCATTCAAATCCGTAATAGGAAAAGAAAAAATCAGGTTCTATGTATAGCTTTTCAACCCAGCCATTTGCTGCAAAACGGATGATACTAATCAGCATCAAGAGACCAAAAAGAATCCTGAAAACAGCTAATGGAGCTGCGTTAGTTTGGGTGTTTAGATATGAGGCAATGGTGCTGGATTTCACGCTTTAATCGCCGTCTGCGTCAACGTAATCTACATTAATATTCAAGGCCTGAAGCATATCCACTTTCATGTAAACTACATTCATTTGCAGCATGTCATAGGTGGCAAGCATCTTGCTGTTGTCGGCTTCAACCTGCATAGCCAGGTTTTCATTAAGTCCTTCAGCCTCATCCCTCGCAGCATCAAATTGATTATTGATAACCGTAGCTAAACTTTCCCCATCTCTTGTAACATTTAAGTAAGTGAGGTATGAATTAAGGCTTTCTCCGGATGAATTCCCTTCAAAATAATTGCCATTAAAAAAGTCCTGAGAAGCATTCAAAGCGGTAGTGAAAAGTTCTTTAGAGAATGAGTCGCTGTAGTAAGCTTCTACATGGCCATTTAAACTATTTCCAGAAAATACTCCGGCCGGAATTCCGATTTTCCCTGCTCGAAGGTGTTTTTCGTAATAGTAAATGTAGTCGTTCACCATCATATCGAGGGAGGAGTTAGCACCATTTCCTGAATTGCTGACAAAATCGTCACGATAACCTGAATTCCAGTTTGCCAAAACTTCGTTAGTAAGTACATCAATTCGAGAAGTGAGATCAACTAAATACGTCTGGTAGTTTTCAGCATTGGGGTTGGTCGTATAGTAGCTGAGGATTTCGGTGTTATTGTCACCAAGTCCGTTCAATAAATAGTCTAATGCCGGGAAACCCTGGCTGTTATTCAATGAAGGTAAAGCCAAATTATAGCTTCCTGTTTGTATGTTTTCTTTGATCTCCGTGGTGTCAGTCGGGTAAATATTTAGGTTATCCCGATACCTAATTTCCATTGCTTTGTTAATTTGAAACATGGAAACGTGCTGAAAACCTAGGTATGCATTTTCCCATGAACTTCTAAGATCAGCGAGCGTCTGTGGGGAAGGATTTTCAGTAAATAATTCTGCATCTGTTTTTAAGGATGCCGTTGACTCA includes the following:
- a CDS encoding peptidase M75 superfamily protein, whose protein sequence is MYRIAIIFLTALVISGCTNNGPSGPDVDDFDREAILVNWADNIIIPSFSNLAESTASLKTDAELFTENPSPQTLADLRSSWENAYLGFQHVSMFQINKAMEIRYRDNLNIYPTDTTEIKENIQTGSYNLALPSLNNSQGFPALDYLLNGLGDNNTEILSYYTTNPNAENYQTYLVDLTSRIDVLTNEVLANWNSGYRDDFVSNSGNGANSSLDMMVNDYIYYYEKHLRAGKIGIPAGVFSGNSLNGHVEAYYSDSFSKELFTTALNASQDFFNGNYFEGNSSGESLNSYLTYLNVTRDGESLATVINNQFDAARDEAEGLNENLAMQVEADNSKMLATYDMLQMNVVYMKVDMLQALNINVDYVDADGD
- a CDS encoding TonB-dependent receptor; this translates as MRLKDFSLFLFFVLIATPCWAQITFSGYITEKGTGEPIEGVDIYNNAAGKSYVTDENGYFEINDLPYGNLDLFFFKLGYEIINRRFVPGSNNAKVRVELEKLSREMSEVAVIDQRDKIFAIKRLREVEGTSIFAGKKNEVISLDQMVVNTSSNNPRQIYSQVSGLNIFESNDAGLQLNIGGRGLDPNRSSNFNIRQNGYDISADVLGYPESYYTPPAEGLNEIQVIRGAASLQYGTQFGGLVNFKMKKPVKDRNIEVLSRQSVGSNALFTSFNSLSGTTGKVGYYGFYNYKSGDGFRPNSGFESDNVYLYTDYQISDKTTLALDFTYLNYTAQQPGGLTDTQFYTDPTFSNRSRNWFEVDWKLASLNFEHEFSFKTKLSVLVYGLNASRKSVGFRTNRVSQQDDVSAPRDLILGDFNNWGTEVRLLNRYKIGTKNAVFLIGSKWYQSKNTSIQGPGSASSGADFTLADEQFPNYPNQSDFTFPNKNLALFGENIFYLQDNFSITPGFRFEYINTQSEGSFKRVNFDLAGNPIQNQTFEDDRDFERNFILLGTGLSYLPSSTTEFYGNFSQNYRSVTFNDIRIVNPTFQVDPNITDESGFTSDFGIRGRIGEAVSYDLGGFGLLYNNRIGEVLRAETIVNADGNEEETGRVVRYRGNIGQAFMYGIESLFELNLFPLFGEDKQDLKLTVFANTALTNSKYMDSKIPGVEGNEVEFVPLLNFKTGFNFGYKDLLGSIQYTYVSDQYTDASNAEQNARDNQSGIRGTIPAYDVLDLSLSWSYKNLSLETGINNVLDSWYFTRRATGYPGPGIIPSPPRTFYATLQFRIGN
- a CDS encoding HTTM domain-containing protein; its protein translation is MKSSTIASYLNTQTNAAPLAVFRILFGLLMLISIIRFAANGWVEKLYIEPDFFFSYYGFEWVQPLGEWTYLIFIVCGLSAAFVSIGFKYRISIITFFLSFTYIELMDKTTYLNHYYFISILSFLMIFLPTHSYFSVDAWKNETLRAQQIPKWSIDSIKFLLFIVYFYAGLAKLNSDWLIEAMPLQIWLTAKYSIPLLGDLLQQTWAHYAFSWAGALYDLTIPFLLLIRKTRAFAFFLVVVFHILTRVLFPIGMFPYIMIVSTLIFFDSGFHNKILSTVSKWFNISKSIFDNGLDYSFPKAWIRKASLITVSAFFVIQLLFPFRYMLYPGELFWTEEGYRFSWRVMLMEKAGYTNFKVKDPDSGNSFYIDNMQFLTRFQEKQMSTQPDFILEYAHFLEDHYQRKGIEDPEIYVDSYVALNGRSSRRYVNPDVDLSEIEPSLKHRTWLLPFNDEIKGL